A genomic window from Methanobacterium sp. BRmetb2 includes:
- a CDS encoding hydroxymethylglutaryl-CoA synthase: MSGIVGYGVYIPSYRIKVEEIARVWGDNPKAISRGLVVNEKSVPGPDEDTATISVEAARNALKRATIDPQKIGAVYVGSESHPYAVKPTSTIVAEAVEAAPDMTAADLEFACKAGTAGMQICMGLVDSGMIEYGLAVGSDTAQGAPGDALEYTASAGGAAYVIGKKDTIANFEETYSYTTDTPDFYRREGQPYPRHGGRFTGEPAYFKHVLSAAKGLLERLNKDASDFDHVVFHQPNGKFYLRAAKKLGFNNEQAKTGLLTPVIGNTYSGATPLGLAAILDIANPGDKILVVSYGSGAGSDAFSIEVTDKIEKQREAAPKVADMIERKSYVDYAVYAKYKGKLRMA, encoded by the coding sequence ATGTCAGGAATTGTAGGATATGGAGTTTATATACCTTCATACAGAATTAAAGTTGAAGAAATAGCCCGAGTATGGGGAGACAACCCTAAGGCAATTTCAAGAGGACTAGTAGTAAATGAAAAATCAGTACCAGGTCCCGATGAGGATACAGCAACCATATCAGTGGAAGCTGCAAGAAACGCCCTTAAAAGGGCTACGATAGACCCCCAAAAAATTGGGGCCGTTTATGTCGGTTCAGAATCCCATCCTTATGCTGTAAAACCAACCTCAACCATCGTTGCAGAGGCAGTGGAGGCAGCACCAGATATGACTGCAGCTGATTTGGAATTTGCATGTAAAGCCGGAACTGCAGGTATGCAGATTTGTATGGGACTGGTTGACTCAGGAATGATTGAATATGGGTTGGCAGTTGGATCAGACACAGCCCAGGGTGCACCTGGTGATGCACTAGAATACACAGCATCAGCCGGTGGAGCAGCCTATGTTATCGGTAAAAAAGATACAATAGCCAACTTTGAAGAAACATACAGTTACACCACTGACACACCTGATTTTTATAGAAGGGAGGGTCAACCCTATCCACGGCACGGTGGACGGTTCACAGGAGAGCCAGCATACTTCAAACATGTATTATCTGCAGCCAAAGGATTGTTGGAACGCTTAAATAAAGATGCCTCTGACTTTGACCACGTGGTCTTCCACCAACCCAATGGAAAGTTCTATTTAAGGGCAGCTAAAAAATTAGGATTTAACAATGAACAGGCAAAAACCGGACTTTTAACACCAGTAATTGGGAATACATACTCTGGAGCCACTCCACTTGGACTGGCCGCCATACTGGACATTGCTAATCCTGGTGATAAGATACTTGTTGTAAGTTACGGTTCTGGTGCTGGAAGTGACGCTTTCAGCATAGAGGTAACTGATAAGATCGAAAAACAGAGAGAAGCTGCACCAAAAGTAGCAGATATGATTGAGAGAAAATCTTACGTTGACTACGCAGTTTATGCTAAATATAAAGGAAAATTAAGGATGGCCTAG
- a CDS encoding acetyl-CoA acetyltransferase (Catalyzes the synthesis of acetoacetyl coenzyme A from two molecules of acetyl coenzyme A. It can also act as a thiolase, catalyzing the reverse reaction and generating two-carbon units from the four-carbon product of fatty acid oxidation) yields MRDVAIIGVAQTKFGELWDTSFRDMITDAGLGAIQDANIEGADLEAMYVGNMSAGLFVGQEHIASLIADHAGLTPIPCARVEAACASGGLALRNGIMAVASGYHDIVISAGVEKMTDVVDPTPMIASASDQEWEAQQGVTFPSLYAMMARRHMYEYGTTREQLAMFSVINHKNASNNPRAQFPMEITVDQVLNSTMVADPLRLLDCSPVSDGAAAVILCPAEDAKKYTDTPVYVKASAQASGTLALHDRKSLTTIDATVNAVQTAYKMAKMEPKNIGAVEVHDCFSINGLLAIEDLGFVEKGKAGIAVEEGMTEIDGKIPVNPSGGLKARGHPLGATGIAQTAEIVWQLRGEAGKRQIEGLETGMTHNIGGTGGTAAVHILSL; encoded by the coding sequence TTGAGAGATGTTGCAATTATAGGAGTAGCACAAACCAAGTTCGGAGAATTGTGGGACACATCATTTAGAGATATGATAACTGATGCAGGACTAGGAGCAATCCAGGATGCAAACATAGAAGGAGCAGATTTGGAGGCGATGTATGTAGGAAACATGTCTGCAGGGCTGTTTGTCGGGCAGGAACATATTGCTTCTTTGATAGCTGACCATGCCGGCCTAACACCAATTCCCTGTGCTAGAGTAGAAGCAGCCTGTGCCTCAGGTGGATTAGCATTAAGGAACGGTATTATGGCAGTAGCTTCCGGCTACCACGACATTGTAATTTCAGCTGGTGTGGAAAAGATGACCGATGTTGTTGACCCAACACCAATGATAGCCAGTGCCTCAGATCAGGAATGGGAAGCCCAACAGGGAGTAACATTCCCTTCACTATATGCTATGATGGCACGGCGCCATATGTACGAGTACGGGACTACTCGTGAACAATTAGCCATGTTTTCTGTAATAAATCACAAAAATGCATCAAACAATCCCCGGGCACAATTTCCAATGGAGATAACTGTAGACCAGGTACTTAACTCGACTATGGTGGCCGATCCTTTAAGATTATTGGATTGTTCACCAGTATCTGATGGTGCAGCTGCTGTAATTTTATGTCCAGCAGAGGATGCTAAAAAGTATACAGATACACCAGTTTATGTTAAGGCTTCGGCCCAGGCTTCTGGTACCCTTGCCTTACATGATAGAAAAAGTTTAACCACTATTGATGCCACGGTAAATGCAGTCCAAACAGCCTATAAAATGGCTAAAATGGAGCCAAAAAATATTGGTGCAGTTGAAGTACACGACTGTTTCAGTATAAATGGACTTTTGGCAATAGAAGATCTGGGTTTTGTAGAAAAAGGAAAAGCAGGAATTGCTGTTGAAGAGGGAATGACTGAAATCGATGGTAAAATACCTGTAAATCCATCAGGTGGACTTAAAGCAAGGGGTCACCCACTTGGTGCAACTGGTATTGCCCAGACAGCTGAAATTGTATGGCAACTTCGTGGTGAGGCTGGTAAAAGACAGATTGAAGGTCTAGAAACCGGTATGACCCACAATATTGGTGGAACTGGTGGAACTGCTGCAGTTCATATTCTGTCACTTTAA
- a CDS encoding sulfurtransferase, translating into MLMDVNPQEALNIIEENCNNSNFIVLDVRTPAEFNEDHIKGAVLLDYYSANFKDELEKLNKDNFYLIYCRSGVRSKSAMDLMSIMGFKEIYNLLGGIMRWKTMGLPTVIP; encoded by the coding sequence ATGTTAATGGATGTAAACCCCCAAGAAGCTTTAAATATAATAGAAGAAAATTGTAATAATTCTAATTTTATTGTACTGGATGTTAGAACTCCTGCAGAATTTAATGAAGACCATATAAAAGGAGCAGTGCTCCTGGATTATTATTCAGCTAATTTTAAAGATGAATTGGAAAAACTGAACAAGGATAATTTTTATTTAATTTATTGTAGAAGTGGGGTTAGAAGTAAGAGTGCCATGGATTTGATGAGTATTATGGGCTTTAAAGAGATTTATAATCTTTTAGGAGGAATAATGAGATGGAAAACAATGGGTTTGCCTACAGTAATTCCTTAA
- a CDS encoding polysaccharide biosynthesis protein, with translation MDEYKYFVKQIILVGITSILVSLSPLILLPIISKSLGAANYGIWIQFNNTITLIPAIAALGLPYTMVRFLSASQNPEEIKETFYTIAFLVIMGCLFVAVLLLIFYQPIADVLFQGNFIVSLVLPVCIFIAGLILLSFDFFRTFNQMKSYSFFTFLNAYLIIIIVSFSLFLGYGITGAVFGFLIAQIIIFAAMYLLIISKIGFTLPKFHNIRAYLNFGLPTIPSNISFWILDITDRYLIGLLLGLSFVGYYSGGYLLGSIISILLSPFYTVLLPILSQYYAQNNVRRIKSLINHSIKFFLIMAIPSVFILTILSKPLLLLLSTPNMALNGYLITPIVAVGGLFFGLYGIISQIIFLERKTQITGNIWLISIVLNLVMDLTFGFYFGIIGIAVTTLLVYLFAFIVTLHYSFKFLRCNFYFGFISKTIVASILMSGLLVILNPIGPLNILFGVVLSFLVYVVLLWLLGGIRREELLLFKDILRDVLERLTRPILGFKNN, from the coding sequence ATTGATGAATACAAATATTTTGTAAAACAAATTATTTTAGTGGGAATAACCAGTATACTGGTAAGTTTGAGTCCCCTTATTTTGCTGCCAATCATCTCCAAAAGCTTGGGAGCAGCAAACTATGGTATTTGGATACAGTTTAATAATACCATTACTTTAATCCCGGCAATTGCTGCTTTGGGCCTTCCTTATACCATGGTACGATTTTTATCAGCATCCCAAAACCCGGAGGAGATAAAAGAAACATTTTATACCATAGCTTTCCTGGTGATAATGGGTTGTCTATTTGTGGCAGTACTACTCCTAATATTTTACCAGCCCATAGCAGACGTATTATTTCAGGGAAATTTTATAGTATCCCTGGTACTGCCAGTATGCATATTTATCGCAGGATTAATTCTGTTATCATTTGATTTTTTTAGAACATTTAATCAGATGAAATCTTATTCCTTTTTCACATTTTTAAATGCATATCTAATAATTATTATTGTTTCATTTTCATTATTTTTAGGTTACGGCATCACAGGAGCAGTATTTGGATTTTTAATAGCTCAAATCATCATTTTTGCTGCAATGTATCTACTTATCATCTCCAAGATAGGTTTCACTTTACCAAAATTTCATAATATTAGAGCTTATTTAAATTTTGGTTTGCCTACCATACCCAGTAATATATCTTTTTGGATACTGGATATAACTGATCGGTATCTCATTGGACTTCTTCTTGGATTGTCATTTGTAGGATACTACTCTGGGGGATACTTACTGGGAAGCATTATATCCATACTATTATCTCCATTTTATACGGTTTTACTGCCTATACTTTCCCAGTATTATGCCCAAAATAATGTGAGAAGGATTAAATCATTAATTAACCATTCTATTAAATTTTTTTTAATAATGGCCATACCGTCAGTGTTTATACTGACCATACTATCTAAACCTCTCCTCCTACTTTTATCCACTCCCAATATGGCCCTTAATGGTTATCTTATAACGCCTATAGTGGCTGTAGGAGGATTGTTCTTTGGACTTTATGGTATCATAAGTCAGATAATATTTTTGGAGAGGAAAACTCAGATAACTGGGAATATATGGTTGATTTCTATTGTCCTTAATTTAGTAATGGATCTTACATTTGGTTTTTATTTTGGAATAATTGGAATAGCAGTTACCACTCTCTTAGTGTATTTATTTGCTTTTATTGTCACCCTACACTATTCTTTTAAATTTTTAAGGTGCAATTTTTACTTTGGATTTATTTCTAAAACTATTGTGGCATCAATATTGATGTCAGGGTTATTGGTAATTCTAAATCCAATTGGGCCATTAAATATTCTTTTCGGAGTAGTTTTATCATTTTTAGTTTATGTGGTTCTATTATGGTTATTAGGAGGTATTCGTCGGGAAGAATTACTACTTTTTAAGGATATTTTAAGGGATGTACTAGAAAGGTTAACCCGGCCTATTTTAGGATTTAAAAATAATTAA
- a CDS encoding photosystem reaction center subunit H, with protein sequence MKVVEAVIGKEVIDESGDQVGIVEDINWNFEDNRIESIILKEAGISAKIGLGDEKIVSYEMIKTIGDKVLIKGLLLAKK encoded by the coding sequence ATGAAAGTAGTTGAGGCTGTGATTGGTAAAGAAGTTATAGATGAATCTGGTGATCAGGTAGGTATAGTGGAGGATATCAATTGGAACTTTGAAGATAACAGGATCGAATCTATTATACTAAAAGAAGCAGGTATATCTGCCAAAATAGGGTTAGGCGATGAGAAAATTGTAAGTTATGAAATGATCAAGACCATTGGAGACAAAGTATTGATTAAAGGCCTGCTTTTAGCTAAGAAATAA
- a CDS encoding LEA domain-containing protein: protein MGDLKGKIKEKKGEVKGKAKEMEGELKGKVKETEGKMKGKMKGKIKEEKE from the coding sequence ATGGGAGATTTAAAAGGGAAAATTAAAGAAAAAAAAGGAGAAGTAAAAGGTAAAGCAAAAGAAATGGAAGGAGAATTAAAAGGCAAAGTTAAAGAAACTGAAGGTAAAATGAAAGGTAAAATGAAAGGTAAAATTAAGGAAGAAAAAGAATAA
- a CDS encoding thermosome subunit produces MAQQFGAGQGQPILVLPEGTSRLLGRDAQRMNIMAGKVLAETVRTTLGPKGMDKMLVDSLGDIVVTNDGVTILKEMDIEHPAAKMLVEVAKTQEDEVGDGTTTAVIIAGELLKKAENLLDQDIHPTIVAMGYRQAAEKAQEILNSIAIEADDKDTLIKVAMTAMTGKGTEKARRPLAELVVDAVKQVQENGDVDTDHIKIEKKDGAVVDESTLVQGVIIDKERVHPGMPKKVDNAKIALLNSAIEVKETEVDAEIRITDPTQMQAFIEQEEQMIKDMVTKIVDSGAQVLFCQKGIDDLAQHYLAKADVMAVRRVKKSDIDKLSKATGAKVVSNIEDLSAADIGEAGLVSEKRISGEEMIFVEDCKEAKAVTLLVRGSTNHVVDEIERAVDDAIGVVAATVEDGKVVAGGGAPEIELAKKLKDYAESISGREQLAVTAFAEALEVVPKTLAENAGLDSIDSLVDLRAAHETSSYMGLNVFEGDVADMYEAGVIEPHRVKKQAIQSAAEAAEMILRIDDVIASSGTGGQPDMEGMEGMGGMPGGMPPMM; encoded by the coding sequence ATGGCACAACAATTTGGTGCTGGCCAAGGCCAACCAATTTTAGTATTACCAGAAGGTACAAGTAGATTATTAGGAAGAGATGCCCAAAGAATGAATATAATGGCTGGAAAAGTTCTAGCTGAAACAGTAAGAACAACTTTAGGTCCGAAAGGAATGGACAAGATGTTAGTAGACTCCCTAGGTGACATAGTAGTCACAAATGACGGAGTAACCATTCTAAAGGAAATGGACATTGAACACCCTGCAGCTAAGATGTTAGTAGAAGTGGCTAAAACCCAAGAAGATGAAGTAGGGGATGGAACCACAACTGCAGTAATCATTGCTGGAGAATTACTCAAAAAAGCAGAAAACTTACTGGACCAGGACATACACCCAACCATCGTTGCAATGGGTTACAGACAAGCCGCTGAAAAAGCACAAGAAATCTTAAATTCAATCGCAATTGAAGCAGATGATAAAGACACCCTCATAAAAGTAGCAATGACTGCAATGACTGGTAAAGGAACTGAAAAAGCAAGAAGACCACTAGCAGAACTAGTAGTAGATGCTGTAAAACAGGTACAGGAAAACGGCGACGTTGACACAGATCACATTAAAATCGAGAAAAAAGACGGCGCAGTAGTAGACGAATCAACCCTAGTCCAAGGTGTAATAATTGACAAAGAAAGAGTACACCCTGGAATGCCTAAAAAAGTAGATAATGCCAAAATCGCACTCTTAAACTCTGCAATCGAAGTAAAAGAAACTGAAGTAGATGCAGAAATCAGAATCACTGACCCAACACAGATGCAAGCATTCATTGAACAAGAAGAACAAATGATCAAAGACATGGTCACCAAAATCGTAGACAGCGGAGCACAAGTTCTATTCTGTCAAAAAGGAATAGACGACCTAGCACAGCACTACCTAGCTAAAGCAGATGTAATGGCTGTTAGGAGAGTTAAAAAATCAGACATAGACAAACTATCCAAAGCAACCGGTGCTAAAGTAGTAAGCAATATCGAAGATTTATCTGCCGCAGACATTGGAGAAGCAGGATTAGTTTCTGAGAAGAGAATTTCTGGCGAAGAAATGATTTTCGTAGAAGACTGCAAAGAAGCAAAAGCAGTAACCCTACTAGTTAGAGGATCCACTAACCACGTGGTAGACGAGATTGAAAGAGCAGTTGACGATGCAATTGGTGTGGTCGCAGCTACCGTAGAAGATGGAAAAGTAGTAGCTGGTGGAGGAGCACCTGAAATAGAACTGGCCAAAAAACTCAAAGATTACGCTGAATCCATAAGTGGAAGAGAACAATTAGCAGTAACTGCATTTGCAGAAGCATTGGAAGTTGTTCCAAAAACCTTAGCTGAAAACGCAGGATTGGACAGTATTGATTCTCTGGTGGATTTAAGAGCAGCACACGAAACCTCCTCATACATGGGATTAAACGTGTTTGAAGGTGATGTTGCTGACATGTACGAGGCTGGTGTAATTGAACCTCACAGGGTTAAAAAACAGGCTATACAATCTGCTGCCGAAGCTGCCGAAATGATTCTAAGAATTGACGATGTAATTGCATCTAGCGGCACTGGAGGACAACCTGACATGGAAGGAATGGAAGGTATGGGTGGAATGCCGGGTGGAATGCCACCAATGATGTAA
- a CDS encoding phosphatase PAP2 family protein: MLNNLTLTLTELDVSIFYLINVQIHNHFLDVIMPVITIAGTQIFWVLICIYLFIFRGEKGRNTALLIIIALILGYVITELLKMGFARPRPYTVLDEIRFFIFIGGYSLPSGHSAASFIGCTIIGLKYGYLIPLLLFAFLVGFSRIYIGVHYPFDVVIGAVIGILCSLLVLRYEDNILRMKDKLINKVS; the protein is encoded by the coding sequence ATGTTAAACAATTTGACCCTGACTTTGACCGAGCTTGATGTTTCCATTTTCTATTTAATTAATGTGCAGATACATAACCATTTTCTTGATGTGATAATGCCGGTCATTACTATTGCTGGTACCCAGATATTTTGGGTGTTAATATGTATTTACTTATTTATTTTCAGAGGCGAAAAAGGGAGAAATACTGCTTTACTAATTATTATAGCTTTGATTTTAGGTTACGTTATAACTGAACTTTTGAAGATGGGCTTTGCCCGGCCTCGACCCTACACAGTGCTGGATGAAATACGATTTTTCATCTTTATAGGAGGATATTCCTTACCTTCTGGACATTCTGCAGCATCATTTATTGGATGCACTATTATTGGACTGAAATATGGCTATCTAATCCCATTGTTACTATTTGCATTTCTGGTTGGATTTTCCAGAATATACATAGGAGTCCATTACCCCTTTGATGTAGTGATCGGTGCAGTAATTGGAATACTATGTTCATTATTGGTCTTGAGATATGAGGATAACATTTTAAGGATGAAAGATAAATTAATTAACAAAGTGAGTTAG
- the asd gene encoding aspartate-semialdehyde dehydrogenase, which translates to MVNVGILGATGMVGQRFIQLLADHPKFEITALTASKRSAGKRYEDAVTWHLDTKIPDVVKDTIVVDTDPAEVKDVDIVFSALPADTAAIVEPKFAESCVVASNASAMRMEPDVPLVIPEVNPEHLDLIEIQQKNRGWDGFIVTNPNCSTIALTITLKPLYDRFDIKRVYVSTMQAVSGAGYNGVPSMAIIDNLVPYIGEEEEKMESETLHLLGDIDEGVVTPASFGVSTSCHRVSVLDGHTEAVFIEFEDDFDVDDVKKSFNNFKGLPQKLELYSAPPQPVVIREEDDRPQPRMDRNEGNGMSVVVGRVRKDPVFEQNLKYILVGHNTVRGAAGASILNAELINEIL; encoded by the coding sequence ATGGTAAACGTGGGTATTCTTGGAGCAACTGGAATGGTAGGACAAAGATTCATACAACTATTGGCAGATCATCCTAAATTTGAGATAACTGCCTTAACTGCCTCAAAAAGATCAGCAGGAAAAAGATATGAAGATGCAGTAACCTGGCATTTAGACACTAAAATACCAGATGTGGTAAAAGACACAATAGTAGTGGATACTGATCCTGCTGAGGTAAAAGATGTGGACATAGTATTTTCTGCCCTACCCGCAGATACAGCAGCTATTGTTGAACCAAAATTTGCCGAATCCTGTGTAGTTGCCTCCAATGCTAGTGCCATGAGGATGGAACCTGATGTTCCGTTGGTAATCCCTGAGGTGAACCCAGAGCATCTGGATTTGATTGAAATTCAACAGAAAAACAGGGGATGGGATGGTTTTATTGTAACTAATCCGAACTGTTCAACCATAGCCTTAACCATAACCTTAAAACCATTGTATGACCGTTTTGACATAAAAAGGGTATATGTATCAACTATGCAAGCTGTATCTGGTGCAGGATACAACGGAGTGCCATCTATGGCCATAATTGACAATCTGGTCCCATATATTGGTGAGGAAGAGGAAAAAATGGAATCTGAAACTCTGCATCTTCTGGGAGATATCGATGAAGGTGTGGTTACTCCTGCCTCTTTTGGGGTGAGTACTTCCTGTCACCGGGTTTCAGTTTTGGATGGGCACACTGAAGCAGTTTTCATAGAATTTGAGGATGATTTTGATGTGGATGATGTTAAAAAATCATTCAACAACTTTAAAGGACTGCCTCAAAAACTGGAGTTATACTCTGCTCCCCCACAGCCAGTTGTAATAAGGGAGGAAGATGACCGGCCGCAACCACGAATGGATAGAAATGAAGGAAACGGAATGTCAGTTGTAGTTGGCAGAGTTAGAAAAGATCCAGTATTTGAACAAAACCTGAAATACATATTGGTTGGACATAATACTGTAAGAGGTGCTGCAGGAGCATCTATACTTAACGCAGAGTTAATAAATGAGATATTGTGA
- the dapB gene encoding 4-hydroxy-tetrahydrodipicolinate reductase, which translates to MIKVAVTGACGRMGSKIIKTILEQKDMEIVAAIEAPNTPLEGKDVGELIGIGTLDVPVNGSQNLGPVLKESKADILVDFTIADAAVETIKTTASNNVNLVVGTTGFSDQQLAEIQAAVTNNNIKAVIAPNMAVGVNVFFKILEDLAPILSDYDVEIIEAHHKYKADAPSGTAVRASEIIAQQLDRDVNDVGVYGRSGMVGARKPEEIGVHAVRGGDIVGDHLVLFAGDGERLEIVHRAHSRQAFVSGVIKALRFIKDADSGKISDMADVLGFK; encoded by the coding sequence ATGATAAAAGTGGCTGTAACAGGTGCATGTGGAAGAATGGGGTCCAAAATAATTAAGACCATCTTAGAACAGAAAGATATGGAAATAGTAGCTGCAATAGAAGCTCCAAATACTCCTTTAGAGGGAAAAGACGTGGGAGAATTAATAGGCATTGGCACTTTAGATGTGCCAGTCAATGGTTCCCAGAATTTGGGTCCGGTTTTAAAGGAAAGTAAGGCAGATATCCTTGTTGATTTTACCATAGCTGATGCAGCAGTTGAAACCATAAAAACTACTGCGTCAAACAACGTAAATCTAGTGGTAGGAACCACAGGATTTTCAGACCAACAGCTGGCTGAAATTCAGGCCGCTGTAACCAACAATAATATCAAGGCAGTTATAGCACCTAACATGGCCGTGGGAGTAAATGTTTTCTTTAAAATATTAGAGGATTTAGCTCCTATTTTAAGTGACTACGATGTGGAAATCATTGAAGCCCACCACAAATACAAGGCAGATGCACCGTCAGGAACAGCAGTCAGAGCATCAGAGATAATAGCCCAACAATTAGACAGGGATGTTAATGATGTTGGAGTTTATGGGAGATCTGGAATGGTCGGAGCCCGAAAACCTGAAGAAATCGGTGTGCATGCAGTTAGAGGTGGAGATATTGTGGGTGATCATCTGGTACTATTTGCCGGTGATGGTGAGAGATTAGAGATTGTCCATCGGGCTCATAGCAGACAGGCATTTGTCAGTGGTGTTATAAAGGCTTTAAGATTTATTAAAGATGCAGATTCGGGAAAAATAAGTGATATGGCAGATGTATTGGGGTTTAAATAA
- a CDS encoding 4-hydroxy-tetrahydrodipicolinate synthase — protein sequence MKIEGTTVAMVTPFTQDDGVDEAGMRQNINYLIENGVNGLLAAGTTGESATITHDEQKKMIDILIDEVGGRVITVAGAGSNSSKEALDLVKYAEKAGADAALVITPYYNKPQPHGLYEHYKMLANSTEIPIIIYNVPSRTGTDIDVETIGQIAQMDNFVAIKEASPDLDKVSMIMKKLQEIGREDDFRVISGNDNLTLPMISMGAKGVISVVANVDPARMSAMVQSALEGDFQRAMDIHYEIYDLMKVLFIESNPVPAKESLNMIGRPAGHVRMPLAPLKDQDKEELKKVLQKLSLL from the coding sequence ATGAAAATAGAAGGAACAACAGTTGCAATGGTTACTCCATTTACACAAGATGATGGAGTGGATGAAGCAGGGATGCGACAGAACATAAATTATTTGATAGAAAACGGTGTAAATGGATTGTTAGCTGCCGGAACTACGGGGGAGTCTGCTACCATAACTCACGACGAACAGAAAAAGATGATCGACATCTTAATAGATGAAGTGGGTGGTAGAGTCATAACTGTAGCTGGAGCTGGAAGTAACTCATCTAAAGAAGCACTGGATCTGGTTAAATATGCTGAAAAAGCAGGAGCCGATGCTGCGTTAGTTATTACTCCTTATTATAATAAACCACAGCCGCATGGGCTTTATGAGCACTATAAAATGCTTGCAAACTCAACTGAAATTCCTATAATAATTTACAATGTACCCTCACGTACTGGTACTGATATAGATGTGGAAACTATTGGCCAAATTGCTCAAATGGATAATTTTGTGGCTATTAAAGAGGCCAGCCCTGATCTGGACAAAGTATCCATGATCATGAAAAAGCTCCAAGAAATTGGACGTGAAGACGATTTTCGTGTAATTAGTGGAAACGATAATCTCACACTGCCTATGATATCCATGGGAGCAAAAGGAGTTATAAGTGTAGTTGCCAACGTTGACCCGGCTCGGATGAGTGCTATGGTACAATCAGCTTTGGAAGGAGATTTCCAAAGAGCTATGGATATCCATTATGAGATATATGATCTTATGAAAGTACTATTTATTGAAAGCAACCCAGTACCTGCCAAAGAATCATTAAACATGATTGGAAGACCAGCAGGTCATGTTAGAATGCCCCTTGCTCCTTTAAAGGATCAAGATAAAGAAGAACTAAAGAAGGTTCTTCAAAAACTTTCACTACTCTAA